tgtccctgcacactCACACGTGTCCCTGCACCCTCACACATGTCTCTGCACACCCATGTGTGTCTCTGCACACTCACACATGTCCCTGCACCCTCACACATGTCTCTGCACACCCATGTGTGTCTCTGCACACTCACACATGTCCCTGCACCCTCACACATGTCTCTGCACACCCATGTGTGTCTCTGCACACTCATGTGTGTCCCTGCACACTCACACATGTCCCTGCACACCCATGTGTGTACCTGCACACTCACACGTGTCCCTGCACACTCACACATGTCTCTGCACACTCACACGTGTCCCTGCACCCTCACACATGTCTCTGCACACCCATGTGTGTCCCTGCACACCCACACATGTCCCTGCACCCTCACACATGTCCCTGCACACTCACACATGTCTCTGCACACCCATGTGTGTCCCTGCACACTCACACGTGTCCCTGCATGCCCACACGTGTCTCTGCACACCCATGTGTGTCCCTGCACACCCACACATGTCCCTGCACACTCACACGTGTCCCTGCATGCCCACATGTGTCTCTGTATGCTCAGGAGTGTCCCTGCACACCCACACATGTCTATGCACACTCACACATGTCCCTGCACACCCATGTGTGTCCCTGCACACTCACACATGTCCCTGCACCCTCACACGTCTCTGCACACCCATGTGTGTCCCTGCACACTCACACATGTCCCTGCACCCTCACACATGTCCCTGCAcacccaggggtgtccctgcacactCACACGTGTCCCTGCACCCTCACACATGTCTCTGCACACCCATGTGTGTACCTGCATGCCCACACGTGTCCCTGCATGCCCACACGTGTCTCTGTATGCTCAGGAGTGTCCCTGCACACCCACACATGTCTATGCACACTCACACATGTCCCTGCACACCCATGTGTGTCCCTGCACACTCACACATGTCCCTGCACCCTCACACGTCTCTGCACACCCATGTGTGTCCCTGCACACTCACACATGTCCCTGCACCCTCACACATGTCCCTGCACACTCACACATGTCCCTGCACACTCACGTGTGTCCCTGCACACTCACACGTGTCCCTGCATGCCCACATGTGTCTCTGTATGCTCAGGAGTGTCCCTGCACACCCACACATGTCTCTGCACCCTCACACATGTCCCTGCACACCCATGTGTGTCCCTGCATGCCCACACGTGTCCCTGCACGCCCACAcgtgtccctgcccacccaTGTGTGTCCCTGCACGCCCACACGTGTCCCTGCCCACGTGTGCACACGCGTTCCCCCGCCCCAGGCCTCACACATCACCCCAAAGGcctcagggccgctccacagaCCCAGCAACGCGAGGCGTcgagttttccttttttaattaaaaaaccccaaagagcaGGACAACGCACAGCCCGTTTGGCTTCAGAGAGGCAGACCCACGGCTCTGGAAGCGGGCCGGGGGGACAGAAGTGGGGACGGTGACACTCGGGGGACACGAGGGCTGGCATCACGGAGCGCTGAGGGGCGGGTGGCACTGCGGGGAGGGTGGCAGGGTGGCAGTGCCCACAGGCCTGGCTGATGGGCCCATCGAGCACAGCTTGCCCCATGCTGAGGTTTTTATGGAACCTGGTTTTTTGTTCTCCTGGTGTCAGCATCCACCGtttccagccatccccaccccacGGCGACATTTCTGTGTGCCACCCACCCTTTGCCTGTCCCCACCACCTTTTTTCACCCTCCACCCTCTCCCCACCCCACTCTGTTGCTCCCAGGCCCCGTTCCACCCTCACCCCCAGAACGCGAGCCTTACATTAAACCAGGtatattaaataaaacaaaaccaaaaaaaccctttcacCGCCCCACCCCTGACCCCCCCCTGGCAGCGTCACGCCGTGTCCCCCGCCGGCACGTGGAGCCGGTTGTTCTCCACATCCACGTCCCcatccagctgcaggcagcaagcCTGGGAgccttcatcctcctcctcctcctcggcgGCGCCTCCGGGCGCGGGGGGCTCTCCGGTGCCCCCGTTGAGGGGCACCTTCTCCCGGTGGCGGGCCGGGGGGCTGTGGGGCGCGCCGCAGCCCCTCACCTTGCTGCGAGCCCGGAGCTGGTCGCGGCAGGCCGCGAGGGCCAGGCCGGCGGCCATGGCCAGCGTCACGGCCAGCAGCACGGCCACGGTGACCAGCTCCGGCCAGTAGGAGCGGGGGGCCGAGCCCCGCtggcccggcgcggccccgccggaGTCCCCGAGCTGGTAGTGAGCCACGGTCCAGGTGTAGCCGTTCTCCGTGGCCTGGCACTTGTAGGTGCCGGCCATTCCCGGCTGCATGACGAGCACCAGCGTGCGGTCGGGCTGCAGCACCGTGTGCCCGCGGGCACCGTcgggctgctgccagctgtaGGTGGCCAGCGAGGAGTGGTGGGGGCACGGCAGCTGGACCACGGCGTTCAGAGGggggctgagccctgtgggGGTGGAGAAGGGGGTGATGTGGTGCACCCCGTGggccctgtcccaccccacGTGTTCCCTGGACAGCAGGGTCCTCCAGTGCCCCCCATGGGCTCTGTCccacccccagtgcccccacACTCAACCCTGGACAGCGGGGTCCTCCAGTGCCCCCCATAGGCTCTGTCccacccccagtgcccccacACTCAACCCTGGACAGTGGGGTCTTCTGGTGCCCCCCATAGgccccattccaccccctgtgcccccacacTCAACCCTGGACAGCAGGACCCTCCGGTGCCCCTCATAGGCTCTGTCccaccccctgtgcccccatACTCAACCCTGGAGAGTGGGACCCTCCGGTGTCCCACATGGAGCCCGTCCCACCCCCCATGTTCCCTGGACAGCAGGGTCCTCCGGTGCCCCCCATGGACCCCATTCCACCCCATGGGCCCTGTTCTACCCCCTGTGCCCCCATACTCAACACTGGACAGTGGGACCCTCTGGTGCCCCCCATGGACCCTGTCCCACCCCACGTGTTCCCTGGACAACAGGGTCCTCCAGTGCGCCCCATGGgccccattccaccccctgtgcccccacacTCAACCCTGGGCAGTGGGGTCCTCTGGTGCACCCCACGGGTCCCATCCCGCCCCACATATTCCCATACTCAGCCCTGGACAGTGGGATCCTCTGGAGCCCCTCATGGGCCCTGTCCCactccctgtgcccccccaCTTAACCCTGGACAGCAGGACCCTCCGGTGCCCCCCATGgaccccatcccaccccacatGCCCCCATACTCAACCCCGGACAGTGGGGTCCTCCTGTGCCCCTCATAGGCCCCGTTccaccccctgtgcccccacacTCAACCCTGGACAGCGGGGTCCTCCAGTGCTCCACATGggccccatcccaccccacgtGCCCCCATACTCAATCGTGGACACCGGGACCCTCCAGTGCCTGCCATGgaccccatcccagcccatgggccctgtcccaccccctgtgcccccatACTCAACCCTGGACAGCGGGACCCTCCAGTGCCCCCCATGGACCCCATGCCAGCCCATgggccctgtcccaccccctgtgcccccatACTCAACCCTGGACAGTGGGATCCTCTGGTGCCCCCCATGGACCCTGTCCTACCCCACGTGTTCCCTGGACAACAGGGTCCTCCAGTGCCCCCCATGGgccccattccaccccctgtgcccccacacTCAACCCTGGGCAGTGGGGTCCTCTGGTGCACCCCACAggtcccatcccaccccacatATTCTCATACTCAACCCTGGACAGTGGGATCCTCTGGAGCCCCTCATGGGCCCTGTCCCactccctgtgcccccccaCTTAACCCTGGACAGCAGGACCCTCCGATAACCCCCACATGCCCTGTCCCACGCCATGTGCCCCCATACTCAACCCTGGGCAGTGGGGTCCTCCTGTGCCCCTCATAGGCCTCGTTCCACCCCATGTGCTCCCATACTCAACCCTGGACAGTGGGACCCTCTGGAACCCCCCATagaccccatcccaccccatatGTTCCCTGGACAGCGGGGTCCTCCGGTGCCCCCCACatgccccatcccaccccacgtgccctgtcccactccatgtgCCCCCATACTCAACCCTGGACAGCGGGGTCTTCTGGTGCCCCCCATAGgccccattccaccccctgtgcccccacacTCAACCCTGGACAGCAGGACCCTCCGATGCCCCCCATAGGCTCTGTCCCACCCCTGTGCTCCCATACTCAACCCTGGAGAGTGGGGTCCTCCGGTGCCCCCCATGGACCCTGTCCCACCCCACGTGTTCCCTGGACAACAGGGTCCTCCAGTGCCCCCCACATGCCCCATTCcgccccctgtgcccccccacTCAACCCTGGGCAGTGGGGTCCTCTGGTGCACCCCACGGGTCCCATCCCGCCCCACATATTCCCATACTCAACCCTGGACAGTGGGATCCTCTGGAGCCCCTCATgggccctgtcccaccccctgtgcccccccacTTAACCCTGGACAGCGGGACCCTCCGGTGCCCCCCATGggccctgtcccaccccacGTGCCCCCATACTCAATCGTGGACACCGGGACCCTCCAGTGCCTGCCATGgaccccatcccagcccatggGCCCCGTCCCACCCCATGTGCTCCCATACTCAACCCTGGACAGCAGGACCCTCCGATAACCCCCACGTGCCCTGTCCCACACCATGTGCCCCCATACTCAACCCTGGGCAGTGGGGTCCTCCTGTGCCCCTCATAGGCCCCGTTCCACCCCATGTGCTCCCATACTCAACCCTGGACAGTGGGACCCTCTGGTGCACCCCATAGGCTCTGTCCCACCCCATgtgccctgtcccaccccatGTGCTCCCATGCTCAACCCTTGACAACAGGACCCTCCGGTGCCCCCCATGGACCCCGTCCCACCCCATGTGCCCTGTTCTACCCCCTGTGCCCCCATACTCAGCCCTGGACAGTGGGACCCTCCGGTGCCCCACATGGACCCCGTCCcaccccccatgtcccctggaCAGCAGGGTCCTCCAGTGCCCCCCATGGGCCCCATTCCACCCCACATGCTCCCATACTCAACCCTGGCCAGCGGGACCTTCCGGTGCCCCCCATGggccctgtcccaccccatGTTCTCCCATACTCAACCCTGGACAGAGGGGTCCTCTGGTGCCCCCCATGGACCCTGTCCCACCCCACGTGTTCCCTGGACAACAGGGTCCTCCAGTGCCCCCCACATGCCCCATTCcgccccctgtgcccccccacTTAACCCTGGGCAGTGGGGTCCTCTGGTGCACCCCACGGGTCCCATCCCGCCCCACATATTCCCATACTCAACCCTGGACAGTGGGATCCTCTGGAGCCCCTCATGGGCCCTGTCCCactccctgtgcccccccaCTTAACCCTGGACAGCGGGACCCTCCGGTGCCCCCCATGgaccccatcccaccccacatGCCCCCATACTCAACCCTGGACAGTGGGATCCTCTGGAACCCCCCATAGGTCCTGTCCCACCCCATGTGTTCCTTGGACAGCGGGATCCTCCAGTGCCCCCCACatgccccatcccaccccacgtgccctgtcccactccatgtgCCCCCATACTCAACCCTGGACAGCGGGGTCTTCTGGTGCCCCCCATAGgccccattccaccccctgtgcccccacacTCAACCCTGGACAGTGGGATCCTCCGGTGCCCCCCATGGACCCCGTCCCACCCCATGTGCCCCCACACTCAACCCTGGACAGCGGGACCCTCCGGTGCCCCCCGGGAGCGGGGCACGGCTGCGCTCCTCCCGCGGTGGCACGAGGTGACCGGGCTCCCCGTCTCGACGTCCTGCAGCCACGCGCTCCTGCGGCCGGGAGAGGGGGGTCAgcaccccagggacccccagaccctccccgttctcctcctgctgctcacgTGTTCTCGGGGGCGAGGCGGGCGGGCTGGCAGGAGccctgggggctgtgccaggcgCAGTAGGGGTCCCGTGCCAGCACGCACTCGGCGCAGCTCCGGTGCAGGCTGCAGTTGGCCAGCGGGACCTGCAGGACTCCTCTGGAGTAGCCCACGTAGAGGATGCCCTGGGGAGGGAGAGGTGCAGGGCTGAGCCTCCCCACGGGGCTGGTCTTGGAGGGCTGTTGGTGTCTGGGTGGTCACACCTGCCCTACCTTCCCTGGCGCCAGCAGCAGGTTCCTCACTGGCTCTGGCACTGCAAAGAGCTGGATGCTCTCCACGATGTGGGCACCCTCCGACAGCTGCACTGCCTTGTGCAGGAAACCCTCGGCTGCGGGGCACGAGGGACATCACTGAGGCTTTGGAGGCAAGGGGAGGGCGGGATGGGTGACCCTGTGTGCCCCCCAGGTCGCCCCACCTGTGGCCAGGAACATGACACGATACGGGGTGCCCCGCACGCCGCGGGTCTCGTGCACGGCGATGCGCGTGTAGGTGACATCCGACTTCACCAGGAGAGGCTGCCCCTGCAGGGGTGACACCTTCCCGTCCATCAGGAAATGGTCCTTCATGAAGGACAGGGCTTTGTCCGAGGAGGCACCCATGGAGCACTGTGGGGGGAGAGAGGGGGCTGTGAAACTGAGACAAGGGGAGGATGTGCTGTGTCACCACGCTGCCCTGGCCAGCATCGGGGGCGTGCAGAGGGACCCTTCTCTCTCATCTCGCCTGCAGTGCGGGCACACAGGGATGCACAGAGCCCATCTCTTGGGGACCAGTTGTCCCCTGGCGAGTCCAGTGCCCCTGAGTGGGCAGCACTCACACTGCCAGGCCGGGGACTCATGTCGGGGCCACTGTAGACGGTCCAGCGAGAGCTCTCCTTGTTCAGCTCCTTGTACTTGCCCTCGAAGACCTTCTCCAGATCCTCCTGTCTGTAGGCACAGACGGCGGCGCTGCCCGCCGTGCCcgcctgcctgcagggagggacagccaggtgggcagcagcagggcacgggcccctgggctccctgcacgcCCCTGGGCACTCACCACTGCGAGGTGAACACGGCGTAGAAGTCGGCGCCGCCgtggcggcggggcagggcgaAGGCGTGGTGGATGACGTTGAAGGGGAAGCGGCCAGCCTGGGAGCACTCCAGCTGCGCCTTCAGGAAAGTTGTCCACTTCTTCTGCAGCACCTTGTCCCCCCCTACATCGCTCTTCGAGAGGGTGCTCATTACCGAGGTGACAAgacccctctgtcccctgtcacTGTCATTGCTATCACAGTACAACTGTCATCCCCGTTTTGGTCTCCTGTCGTTGTCCCTGTCCTATTATCTCCTGtcacatcatcatcatcatcatcatccccCATTGCTGTACCCCCACTGCAGCCCACCACCATCCCTGCTGTCACACCTTGCACACACGGGCCACCCGTGGCACCAGGAGCCTCTCAAAGAAGTCAAACTCATCCGCTGTCTCCTCGAAGAAGAAGTAGACCTTGTCATCCCCAGGGATGCTGAAGGAGGCCACGAAGGCGGCGTCGGCTGCAGGCACAGGTGGGTGAGAATCTGAGCCGTGGGGGGCTGCAGGCACCTCCCCAGGAAcgctccccagccccttccccctgCTCACCAGAGAGCCAGCGGAGGAAGGCGTCCGTCTTGAGCAGGGTGCGGGTGCCCAGCGAGCGGGAGATGATGGGCTCGTTGCCCTGGAAGTTGTTCATGGTGCCAGCATAGAGCTCTCCGTCTGCCCGGGGACACAGCGGGGGCTGAGCCGTGCTGAGGACCCCCCACCCTCGCCCTCCACTCCATCCCAGGGGTGGGGAGCCCACCTGAGAGGCCGCTGGCCCCATACTCACCCACCAGCAGGGCCGTGTAAGTGTGCTGGGGATCGAAGGGGCACTGCCCCTTCCCGTCCAGGAAGGATTGTCCTCTGCCACCGGCCACCAGGGTGAAGTTTTCCAGGTGCTGtggaaaaaggggagaaaaaatcAGCCAAAGGGATGAAAACAGCCCCGAATCTGTAGGGAATGGCTGTGGAATACCTTGCAGACATAGGGTGGCCCATGTCTTCAAGGTGGGTGCAGGGATGATGACAGAGGGTGCTGGGGGTACCCGGTCCTGTCACCTTCCCTCATTTtcattttgggggggtccccaCCACGTGCTCAGCATGGAGGACACTgaggcagggacagagagccTGGAGTCACCCGAGGGGACCCAAATTTGGGTTTTCCCTGCCAGAGGAAGAGTTGCTGGCAGCTGAGTGAGAATCACCAGGGGCTCCTTTAGCAGATGGGACACAAAGATATCCCTTAGGGGGCACACCCTGGGGACCCCCGTGACGCAGCTCACTTCTGGGGCTGTATTTTGTGGGTCCTCACAGCAACACCACAGCCTGCCCAGAGACCCCCAGAGCGCTGCCCTGGGGGGACACTCACAATGTAGGTGCAGGCGGGGCTGAAGGCGTAGGTGCCACAGGCGTACAGGTGGGTCTGGTTCAGGGCCACCAGGACTCGGATGAAGTTGAAGCACTCagtctgagggggaaagagcagAGTTGGGTGCTGAGCACCCTGGCAGCTTGGTGGgacccccctgagcccccacaGGGGCCAGCTCACCTCTTGGCTCTTCTTCTTGAAAGCGCATTCGGAGGTTTTCTCATCTGTGGGCCCCCACATTATCTGCAAAGGGAATGAAGATGTCCCTGGGCCGTCGAGCCCAGCCCCACGGGGAAACTGCCACACAGCAGAGGCACCTCCCTCTCCCACCTCCCCAAAAGTGGTGGGGCTCACCGAGGCCTTGGCACGGATG
This window of the Passer domesticus isolate bPasDom1 chromosome 32, bPasDom1.hap1, whole genome shotgun sequence genome carries:
- the SEMA4A gene encoding semaphorin-4A isoform X2 gives rise to the protein MMLRPAQPTGQIPLHPSPQRFPQRAKPAIWSHICPPAEHQSSLLPSQLPPAGSAAAVRGCEAGEAGAGTHCPNLPGLVLFQQDFQVPAVPAEPRRAGPGWAGLQRAQHGPGARQQPGVGHGPAGDPRPQPPGLGHPPGAPAPGLEVSGSVLARQRGMVVGPSRGAPLAPPALPAALRLLCGVVVPAALLCAEPLPRVTFPSGDPRRTLTHFSQDNVSHYDIFLLDGSEEELYVGARDWVLALAVGTPGSIRAKASIMWGPTDEKTSECAFKKKSQETECFNFIRVLVALNQTHLYACGTYAFSPACTYIHLENFTLVAGGRGQSFLDGKGQCPFDPQHTYTALLVDGELYAGTMNNFQGNEPIISRSLGTRTLLKTDAFLRWLSADAAFVASFSIPGDDKVYFFFEETADEFDFFERLLVPRVARVCKSDVGGDKVLQKKWTTFLKAQLECSQAGRFPFNVIHHAFALPRRHGGADFYAVFTSQWQAGTAGSAAVCAYRQEDLEKVFEGKYKELNKESSRWTVYSGPDMSPRPGSCSMGASSDKALSFMKDHFLMDGKVSPLQGQPLLVKSDVTYTRIAVHETRGVRGTPYRVMFLATAEGFLHKAVQLSEGAHIVESIQLFAVPEPVRNLLLAPGKGILYVGYSRGVLQVPLANCSLHRSCAECVLARDPYCAWHSPQGSCQPARLAPENTSAWLQDVETGSPVTSCHRGRSAAVPRSRGAPEGPAVQGLSPPLNAVVQLPCPHHSSLATYSWQQPDGARGHTVLQPDRTLVLVMQPGMAGTYKCQATENGYTWTVAHYQLGDSGGAAPGQRGSAPRSYWPELVTVAVLLAVTLAMAAGLALAACRDQLRARSKVRGCGAPHSPPARHREKVPLNGGTGEPPAPGGAAEEEEEDEGSQACCLQLDGDVDVENNRLHVPAGDTA
- the SEMA4A gene encoding semaphorin-4A isoform X4; its protein translation is MGPRETPGRSPRGSGTRPVPPRQGWRDGGGTLPGRPPGAPRLARRPPPALRGGGPGCPALRRAPAPRHLPQRQDNVSHYDIFLLDGSEEELYVGARDWVLALAVGTPGSIRAKASIMWGPTDEKTSECAFKKKSQETECFNFIRVLVALNQTHLYACGTYAFSPACTYIHLENFTLVAGGRGQSFLDGKGQCPFDPQHTYTALLVDGELYAGTMNNFQGNEPIISRSLGTRTLLKTDAFLRWLSADAAFVASFSIPGDDKVYFFFEETADEFDFFERLLVPRVARVCKSDVGGDKVLQKKWTTFLKAQLECSQAGRFPFNVIHHAFALPRRHGGADFYAVFTSQWQAGTAGSAAVCAYRQEDLEKVFEGKYKELNKESSRWTVYSGPDMSPRPGSCSMGASSDKALSFMKDHFLMDGKVSPLQGQPLLVKSDVTYTRIAVHETRGVRGTPYRVMFLATAEGFLHKAVQLSEGAHIVESIQLFAVPEPVRNLLLAPGKGILYVGYSRGVLQVPLANCSLHRSCAECVLARDPYCAWHSPQGSCQPARLAPENTSAWLQDVETGSPVTSCHRGRSAAVPRSRGAPEGPAVQGLSPPLNAVVQLPCPHHSSLATYSWQQPDGARGHTVLQPDRTLVLVMQPGMAGTYKCQATENGYTWTVAHYQLGDSGGAAPGQRGSAPRSYWPELVTVAVLLAVTLAMAAGLALAACRDQLRARSKVRGCGAPHSPPARHREKVPLNGGTGEPPAPGGAAEEEEEDEGSQACCLQLDGDVDVENNRLHVPAGDTA
- the SEMA4A gene encoding semaphorin-4A isoform X5, which gives rise to MRGRGMLLPPARRRDGGGTLPGRPPGAPRLARRPPPALRGGGPGCPALRRAPAPRHLPQRQDNVSHYDIFLLDGSEEELYVGARDWVLALAVGTPGSIRAKASIMWGPTDEKTSECAFKKKSQETECFNFIRVLVALNQTHLYACGTYAFSPACTYIHLENFTLVAGGRGQSFLDGKGQCPFDPQHTYTALLVDGELYAGTMNNFQGNEPIISRSLGTRTLLKTDAFLRWLSADAAFVASFSIPGDDKVYFFFEETADEFDFFERLLVPRVARVCKSDVGGDKVLQKKWTTFLKAQLECSQAGRFPFNVIHHAFALPRRHGGADFYAVFTSQWQAGTAGSAAVCAYRQEDLEKVFEGKYKELNKESSRWTVYSGPDMSPRPGSCSMGASSDKALSFMKDHFLMDGKVSPLQGQPLLVKSDVTYTRIAVHETRGVRGTPYRVMFLATAEGFLHKAVQLSEGAHIVESIQLFAVPEPVRNLLLAPGKGILYVGYSRGVLQVPLANCSLHRSCAECVLARDPYCAWHSPQGSCQPARLAPENTSAWLQDVETGSPVTSCHRGRSAAVPRSRGAPEGPAVQGLSPPLNAVVQLPCPHHSSLATYSWQQPDGARGHTVLQPDRTLVLVMQPGMAGTYKCQATENGYTWTVAHYQLGDSGGAAPGQRGSAPRSYWPELVTVAVLLAVTLAMAAGLALAACRDQLRARSKVRGCGAPHSPPARHREKVPLNGGTGEPPAPGGAAEEEEEDEGSQACCLQLDGDVDVENNRLHVPAGDTA
- the SEMA4A gene encoding semaphorin-4A isoform X3 encodes the protein MLLSPLILCEPCLTLLFLSPSTASSLAEEPPLPFPSPLSLSGCGPGQNNAAGPRLRASPGQPSAKWEIRGRVTYFLCSQGASVPAKQGMVVGPSRGAPLAPPALPAALRLLCGVVVPAALLCAEPLPRVTFPSGDPRRTLTHFSQDNVSHYDIFLLDGSEEELYVGARDWVLALAVGTPGSIRAKASIMWGPTDEKTSECAFKKKSQETECFNFIRVLVALNQTHLYACGTYAFSPACTYIHLENFTLVAGGRGQSFLDGKGQCPFDPQHTYTALLVDGELYAGTMNNFQGNEPIISRSLGTRTLLKTDAFLRWLSADAAFVASFSIPGDDKVYFFFEETADEFDFFERLLVPRVARVCKSDVGGDKVLQKKWTTFLKAQLECSQAGRFPFNVIHHAFALPRRHGGADFYAVFTSQWQAGTAGSAAVCAYRQEDLEKVFEGKYKELNKESSRWTVYSGPDMSPRPGSCSMGASSDKALSFMKDHFLMDGKVSPLQGQPLLVKSDVTYTRIAVHETRGVRGTPYRVMFLATAEGFLHKAVQLSEGAHIVESIQLFAVPEPVRNLLLAPGKGILYVGYSRGVLQVPLANCSLHRSCAECVLARDPYCAWHSPQGSCQPARLAPENTSAWLQDVETGSPVTSCHRGRSAAVPRSRGAPEGPAVQGLSPPLNAVVQLPCPHHSSLATYSWQQPDGARGHTVLQPDRTLVLVMQPGMAGTYKCQATENGYTWTVAHYQLGDSGGAAPGQRGSAPRSYWPELVTVAVLLAVTLAMAAGLALAACRDQLRARSKVRGCGAPHSPPARHREKVPLNGGTGEPPAPGGAAEEEEEDEGSQACCLQLDGDVDVENNRLHVPAGDTA
- the SEMA4A gene encoding semaphorin-4A isoform X1, which produces MPVPMGAVFGDDAQACTTHRTNTIASLTPKISPASKAGHLVTHLSPCGASELPASIPAASSRLRCCRAGVRGRGGGRRHPLPQPAGARPLPAGLSGSRSPGGATQGWAGLGRAAASPARAGSSAAAGCGAWARGRPPAAAPGARAPARCPRARAGGERLCPGPPERDGGGTLPGRPPGAPRLARRPPPALRGGGPGCPALRRAPAPRHLPQRQDNVSHYDIFLLDGSEEELYVGARDWVLALAVGTPGSIRAKASIMWGPTDEKTSECAFKKKSQETECFNFIRVLVALNQTHLYACGTYAFSPACTYIHLENFTLVAGGRGQSFLDGKGQCPFDPQHTYTALLVDGELYAGTMNNFQGNEPIISRSLGTRTLLKTDAFLRWLSADAAFVASFSIPGDDKVYFFFEETADEFDFFERLLVPRVARVCKSDVGGDKVLQKKWTTFLKAQLECSQAGRFPFNVIHHAFALPRRHGGADFYAVFTSQWQAGTAGSAAVCAYRQEDLEKVFEGKYKELNKESSRWTVYSGPDMSPRPGSCSMGASSDKALSFMKDHFLMDGKVSPLQGQPLLVKSDVTYTRIAVHETRGVRGTPYRVMFLATAEGFLHKAVQLSEGAHIVESIQLFAVPEPVRNLLLAPGKGILYVGYSRGVLQVPLANCSLHRSCAECVLARDPYCAWHSPQGSCQPARLAPENTSAWLQDVETGSPVTSCHRGRSAAVPRSRGAPEGPAVQGLSPPLNAVVQLPCPHHSSLATYSWQQPDGARGHTVLQPDRTLVLVMQPGMAGTYKCQATENGYTWTVAHYQLGDSGGAAPGQRGSAPRSYWPELVTVAVLLAVTLAMAAGLALAACRDQLRARSKVRGCGAPHSPPARHREKVPLNGGTGEPPAPGGAAEEEEEDEGSQACCLQLDGDVDVENNRLHVPAGDTA
- the SEMA4A gene encoding semaphorin-4A isoform X6 gives rise to the protein MVVGPSRGAPLAPPALPAALRLLCGVVVPAALLCAEPLPRVTFPSGDPRRTLTHFSQDNVSHYDIFLLDGSEEELYVGARDWVLALAVGTPGSIRAKASIMWGPTDEKTSECAFKKKSQETECFNFIRVLVALNQTHLYACGTYAFSPACTYIHLENFTLVAGGRGQSFLDGKGQCPFDPQHTYTALLVDGELYAGTMNNFQGNEPIISRSLGTRTLLKTDAFLRWLSADAAFVASFSIPGDDKVYFFFEETADEFDFFERLLVPRVARVCKSDVGGDKVLQKKWTTFLKAQLECSQAGRFPFNVIHHAFALPRRHGGADFYAVFTSQWQAGTAGSAAVCAYRQEDLEKVFEGKYKELNKESSRWTVYSGPDMSPRPGSCSMGASSDKALSFMKDHFLMDGKVSPLQGQPLLVKSDVTYTRIAVHETRGVRGTPYRVMFLATAEGFLHKAVQLSEGAHIVESIQLFAVPEPVRNLLLAPGKGILYVGYSRGVLQVPLANCSLHRSCAECVLARDPYCAWHSPQGSCQPARLAPENTSAWLQDVETGSPVTSCHRGRSAAVPRSRGAPEGPAVQGLSPPLNAVVQLPCPHHSSLATYSWQQPDGARGHTVLQPDRTLVLVMQPGMAGTYKCQATENGYTWTVAHYQLGDSGGAAPGQRGSAPRSYWPELVTVAVLLAVTLAMAAGLALAACRDQLRARSKVRGCGAPHSPPARHREKVPLNGGTGEPPAPGGAAEEEEEDEGSQACCLQLDGDVDVENNRLHVPAGDTA